A section of the Candidatus Moraniibacteriota bacterium genome encodes:
- a CDS encoding glycosyltransferase family 4 protein, with translation MTETSKETKRKVLMIAPTPFFSDRGTHIRILEEALALIRRGFAVTIATYHIGQDLPEPLAAQVEVRRIRRLLFWYQKLEAGPDWQKLVLDLMLIRKVFFLARTTRPDILHGHLHEGVLIGWIVQKVLFWRGMKLVGDFHGSLTKEMVSHAYLRAGLLRRLFEWVERVVDDLGDQAVTSSWRNTREIAALRKKSTPITVPDGVGTDDEASIEFPRAALRHKYGISEDALVVTYTGALVANKGIRHFVNAIPAILAGDPRAHVVVAGFPWNEVAPYFEGKHWMDRVTPITPLPYFSLREILAMSDVGIDPKEEGVGQASGKMLQYMGAGLPVACFDTENNREYLADGGEYARDLSGSGLAAAVLRLLRDPELRRRKGVANQARAKEKFSWDRAGEILEGVYRKTLSI, from the coding sequence ATGACCGAAACATCCAAGGAGACAAAACGGAAAGTGCTGATGATCGCGCCGACTCCGTTCTTTTCGGATCGGGGGACGCATATTCGCATTTTGGAGGAAGCGTTGGCTTTGATCCGACGTGGTTTTGCCGTCACGATCGCGACCTACCATATCGGTCAGGATTTGCCCGAGCCATTGGCGGCCCAGGTGGAAGTCCGCCGGATCCGTCGACTCCTTTTTTGGTACCAGAAACTCGAAGCCGGGCCGGACTGGCAGAAGCTCGTCCTCGACTTGATGCTGATCCGGAAAGTGTTCTTCCTCGCGCGGACCACACGGCCAGACATCTTGCATGGGCACCTCCACGAGGGTGTCCTCATCGGTTGGATCGTGCAGAAGGTTCTGTTCTGGCGAGGTATGAAACTCGTGGGCGACTTCCATGGCAGTCTGACGAAGGAAATGGTCTCGCATGCGTATCTCCGCGCGGGGTTGCTCCGCCGCCTCTTTGAGTGGGTGGAGCGAGTCGTCGATGATCTCGGCGACCAGGCCGTGACCAGTTCGTGGCGGAATACGCGTGAGATCGCGGCACTCCGGAAGAAGAGCACCCCGATCACGGTACCGGATGGTGTCGGGACGGATGATGAGGCATCGATCGAGTTTCCCCGCGCGGCACTCCGGCATAAATATGGGATCTCAGAGGACGCATTGGTCGTGACGTATACCGGTGCCCTGGTCGCCAACAAAGGCATCCGGCATTTCGTGAACGCGATCCCAGCGATCCTCGCAGGTGATCCGCGGGCGCATGTCGTGGTCGCGGGATTTCCCTGGAATGAAGTCGCGCCGTATTTCGAAGGCAAGCATTGGATGGATCGGGTGACGCCAATCACACCGCTCCCATATTTCTCACTGCGTGAAATTCTCGCCATGAGTGATGTCGGCATCGACCCAAAGGAAGAGGGGGTGGGTCAGGCAAGCGGGAAAATGCTCCAATATATGGGGGCCGGGTTGCCGGTTGCATGCTTTGATACTGAGAACAACCGTGAGTATCTGGCGGACGGCGGTGAGTACGCGCGGGACCTCTCGGGCTCAGGACTGGCCGCTGCGGTGCTCCGACTCCTCCGTGATCCCGAATTGCGCCGGCGCAAGGGCGTGGCGAATCAGGCGCGGGCTAAAGAGAAATTCTCTTGGGACCGGGCGGGAGAAATTTTGGAAGGGGTGTATCGGAAAACTCTCTCGATATGA
- a CDS encoding DKNYY domain-containing protein translates to MVYSRGVKKETSPAVEQVGSTSLVEVSTPTRASLVETWDDINRKVELSEDFSKDEEAVYWLDSYVIADADVNSFQIYNNEYAHDNRAVYVNGYVKDGSTRKLYQIQGVDVATFRILGNGYAADKNNAYFSGEEIDGADPETFWVTDLPFVFYAKDKNFAFYKAERLTDIDASSFRILQGSSPVMTYLVDDKKVLLQAWFSDSDAHEMRQVLDADPTTFEVIRGAWARDRTNTYYGTHLIEGSDPATLEILGANDDGPHSNMYAKDKNSVYHTHKRIEGADPETFHIVEDVQLLFSSFGEDKNRAYKDGQVFPKQDLAFLKRGKLPTSAKSLGENYYLYQEAIYYQSPPGGHEPPYLVRVRANSFSESPAYADAPTFRVLNNGYARDKENVYLREYLLTRDPAQSFTPLEYPYSKDSSKVYYENEVIDGADPVSFTVIQKSRYSKDKNSVYYFDHPARKIGADVSTFQLIPEGSGVYGKDKESIYHNGEKIGGADHDSFRVLGRGLSSDEGYGDFIYYSYARDKDNVFCEGSILSGADVETFVLKGKNGMPQDKFHRYNWCDSLE, encoded by the coding sequence ATGGTGTATTCTCGCGGCGTAAAGAAAGAAACATCTCCTGCAGTAGAGCAGGTTGGAAGCACGAGTTTAGTGGAGGTTTCAACACCAACTCGTGCATCCCTTGTTGAAACTTGGGATGATATTAATAGGAAAGTAGAATTGTCCGAAGACTTTTCCAAAGATGAAGAGGCTGTCTACTGGTTAGATTCTTACGTGATAGCTGATGCTGACGTGAATTCATTCCAAATCTACAATAATGAGTACGCACACGATAATAGAGCTGTTTATGTTAACGGCTATGTAAAGGACGGGAGTACGAGGAAGTTGTATCAGATTCAGGGGGTAGATGTTGCAACATTCCGAATATTGGGAAATGGGTATGCAGCTGATAAAAACAATGCTTACTTTAGCGGCGAAGAGATTGACGGGGCTGATCCTGAGACTTTTTGGGTAACTGATTTACCTTTTGTTTTCTATGCTAAAGACAAGAACTTTGCTTTCTACAAAGCAGAAAGACTAACCGATATTGACGCGAGTAGCTTTCGGATTCTCCAGGGGAGCAGTCCTGTGATGACCTATCTTGTCGATGACAAGAAGGTGCTGCTGCAGGCTTGGTTTTCTGATTCAGATGCACATGAAATGAGGCAGGTGTTAGACGCAGATCCGACCACTTTCGAAGTCATAAGAGGCGCGTGGGCAAGGGATAGGACGAACACTTACTATGGGACGCACCTGATTGAGGGTTCTGACCCAGCTACGCTTGAGATCTTAGGAGCCAACGACGACGGTCCACATTCAAACATGTATGCGAAAGATAAGAACAGTGTATACCACACTCACAAGCGAATAGAGGGGGCTGATCCAGAAACCTTCCATATAGTCGAGGATGTCCAATTACTCTTCAGTAGTTTTGGAGAAGACAAGAATAGAGCCTACAAAGATGGTCAGGTTTTCCCGAAACAGGACCTTGCTTTCCTTAAGCGCGGGAAGCTGCCAACAAGCGCTAAGAGCCTGGGGGAAAATTACTACCTTTATCAAGAAGCAATTTACTACCAATCTCCTCCTGGTGGTCATGAACCTCCATATCTTGTTCGTGTGCGTGCGAACTCTTTCTCCGAGTCTCCAGCATACGCGGATGCTCCTACATTTCGAGTGTTGAACAATGGGTATGCTCGCGATAAAGAAAATGTCTATTTACGCGAATACCTTCTTACGCGGGACCCTGCTCAAAGTTTTACTCCGCTCGAATATCCCTACTCGAAAGACAGTAGTAAGGTTTACTACGAAAATGAGGTGATAGACGGGGCTGATCCAGTGTCATTTACGGTAATTCAAAAATCTCGTTACAGCAAAGATAAAAATTCGGTCTACTACTTTGATCATCCAGCAAGAAAGATCGGGGCTGATGTCTCTACATTCCAGTTGATACCAGAGGGTAGTGGAGTATATGGAAAGGATAAGGAATCCATCTATCATAATGGGGAAAAAATAGGTGGTGCAGACCATGATTCTTTCAGAGTTTTGGGACGTGGGCTGAGTTCTGATGAAGGCTATGGTGATTTCATCTACTATAGCTATGCGAGAGATAAAGATAATGTATTTTGTGAAGGGAGCATTCTTTCTGGCGCTGATGTAGAGACCTTTGTATTGAAAGGGAAAAATGGCATGCCGCAGGACAAGTTTCACCGGTACAACTGGTGTGATTCTCTCGAGTAA
- a CDS encoding transposase: MSKKWSRHCPRCSSRETVKNGSQGYSHHYLCRACEHSFSRYFGHDPRLLWIEHIDGVPFRKLGDEYGLSGKQAFVRVTRELAQLPSNDALTQTLCDPRRFSGILVMDGKYVAVKGFARKIPFLYGIDYLTHDIPFGALYTAEDEVSFSRFFHQVKQLGYDLQIVVADDRSGLKKALLKVFPSARLQLCHNHYLENIRVALRVRSEERYRPFFYALKESVFGEREDVTNAIRSLPRASRERNVCSKTS, from the coding sequence ATGTCAAAAAAATGGTCACGTCACTGTCCCCGCTGCAGCAGTCGTGAGACGGTGAAGAATGGCTCCCAAGGCTACAGCCATCACTACCTGTGTCGTGCTTGTGAACATTCTTTTTCTCGTTACTTCGGGCATGATCCGAGACTGCTGTGGATCGAGCATATTGATGGGGTACCGTTTCGTAAATTAGGAGATGAATATGGTCTCTCGGGAAAACAAGCCTTCGTGAGAGTTACAAGAGAATTAGCACAACTTCCTTCCAATGACGCTCTGACGCAAACCCTCTGTGACCCGAGACGCTTCTCGGGCATCCTTGTCATGGATGGGAAGTATGTGGCGGTCAAAGGCTTTGCGAGAAAGATTCCTTTTCTCTACGGCATTGATTACTTGACCCACGATATTCCCTTCGGGGCTTTGTATACAGCGGAAGATGAGGTGTCCTTCTCACGTTTCTTCCATCAAGTGAAGCAACTTGGCTATGATCTTCAGATCGTGGTCGCCGATGACCGCTCTGGCCTGAAAAAGGCTCTCCTGAAGGTTTTTCCGTCGGCTCGGCTGCAGCTCTGCCACAACCACTACCTGGAGAATATCCGGGTGGCTTTACGGGTGCGGAGTGAAGAGCGATACCGGCCCTTCTTTTACGCTCTCAAGGAGAGCGTGTTTGGAGAACGAGAGGATGTGACGAACGCCATTCGATCTTTGCCGCGAGCATCAAGAGAGAGAAACGTCTGCTCAAAAACATCGTAA
- a CDS encoding M23 family metallopeptidase, which translates to MKAVTMFILVVLCLFAHAVYAIDQTETGFFYPIGKATFESGGGTWLGRDDAHESASEAPHYFDGFYHNGVDMMTRRLDANVYAIADGTIYKRHCDDAAWGPGNCALFIRHKMYDGKVFTALYGHLSKESLPAGNDVYAGRPIGKTGDWCCGIHLHFGIFFGSTPPATVKGVKGWGMMANTEWRTPCEGDNTCTNSFEDPIRFIQTHSAYNQSTEVQARCQGTVCWTPTTSSCEGADTRYRLGTNMFAQPAGMDACVEAQNQLFSIADSQDPQEQVPEDPLWQRFWRAIRNFFGETVSAADIRAFGTINTINVYTGNVVAGNASKAVYGTGQGYPIQAIAPPAPEPPDVTVTFSVDSRALFFKKFYCFYA; encoded by the coding sequence ATGAAAGCAGTAACGATGTTCATCCTGGTAGTGCTGTGTCTGTTTGCGCATGCGGTATATGCTATTGACCAGACGGAGACGGGATTCTTCTATCCAATTGGAAAAGCAACGTTTGAGAGCGGGGGAGGTACATGGTTAGGAAGGGATGACGCACATGAAAGCGCATCGGAAGCCCCGCACTATTTCGATGGCTTCTACCATAATGGCGTGGATATGATGACGCGCAGGCTGGACGCCAATGTCTATGCCATTGCAGATGGTACGATCTACAAGCGTCATTGTGATGATGCTGCATGGGGCCCCGGAAATTGTGCCTTGTTCATCCGACACAAAATGTATGATGGGAAGGTATTTACTGCGTTGTACGGGCATCTCTCGAAAGAAAGTCTGCCGGCAGGAAACGATGTTTATGCTGGAAGACCCATAGGGAAAACCGGAGACTGGTGTTGCGGCATCCACTTGCATTTCGGTATCTTCTTCGGAAGTACGCCTCCCGCTACCGTTAAGGGTGTAAAGGGTTGGGGGATGATGGCAAATACCGAATGGAGGACTCCGTGCGAAGGGGATAACACCTGTACGAATTCATTCGAGGATCCCATCCGCTTCATTCAAACCCACTCTGCCTACAACCAATCTACCGAAGTCCAAGCGCGCTGTCAGGGCACAGTCTGTTGGACACCGACCACCAGTTCTTGTGAAGGCGCAGATACTCGTTACCGTCTGGGCACCAATATGTTTGCTCAACCGGCTGGTATGGACGCCTGTGTCGAAGCCCAGAATCAACTCTTTTCGATTGCGGACAGTCAGGATCCGCAAGAGCAAGTACCAGAAGATCCACTGTGGCAGAGGTTCTGGCGTGCCATTCGTAACTTCTTCGGGGAAACAGTCAGCGCAGCTGATATTCGTGCTTTCGGGACCATCAACACCATCAATGTCTACACAGGCAACGTGGTCGCGGGCAATGCTTCCAAAGCAGTGTACGGTACCGGTCAGGGCTATCCCATCCAAGCTATCGCCCCGCCCGCTCCCGAGCCACCCGACGTTACCGTTACCTTTTCAGTTGATAGTAGGGCGCTTTTTTTCAAAAAGTTTTACTGCTTCTACGCCTAG
- the aspS gene encoding aspartate--tRNA(Asn) ligase, which yields MLARTLIHDAAGNGGETVRLSGWIMERRDHGKLIFFVLRDRSGAVQLVVTPEKSTVIEAAREVRAEYAVTVEGLVKERPLKKGSDGEGVSVRPEDRIEIEVTALTIVGQPVEDLPIDVSQPEMHLQLETLLNHRTATLRNPKVQAIFQVYDVLLESYEGYMRSEGFMEIKTPKILSAATEGGANFFKIKYFDRDAYLAQSPQFYKQAGMSAFERVFEIGSVFRAEPSYTTRHVTEFTGLDAEMGFIDSMEDVMAMLEKTIHHMFRHIGATCAGALAQYGATVPEPVAIPRMRLAEAFEILKKEYGKELEAEDIDSEGERLIGEYVKQKYNSDLVFLTHYPTAARAFYSLPSPGDPKQSETFDLVFRGVEIASGAERIHDYAQLRETLEQRGLDPEAFKDYLDIFKYGTPPHGGWGLGSERIVQKLLGLGSIKEAILYPRDVKRLTP from the coding sequence ATGCTGGCACGGACACTGATTCATGACGCGGCGGGGAATGGCGGTGAGACGGTCCGACTCTCGGGTTGGATAATGGAGCGCCGAGACCATGGCAAGCTTATCTTCTTTGTCCTGCGTGATCGGAGCGGCGCGGTGCAGCTCGTCGTGACACCAGAGAAGTCGACGGTTATCGAGGCTGCCAGAGAGGTTCGCGCGGAGTATGCGGTGACTGTTGAGGGGCTGGTCAAGGAGCGTCCGCTGAAAAAGGGGAGCGATGGAGAAGGAGTTTCGGTTCGGCCGGAAGATCGGATCGAAATCGAAGTCACTGCGCTTACGATTGTTGGGCAGCCAGTCGAGGACTTGCCGATTGACGTCTCACAGCCCGAGATGCATCTTCAGCTCGAGACATTGTTGAATCATCGGACAGCGACCCTGCGCAATCCGAAAGTGCAGGCGATATTTCAGGTGTATGATGTGCTCCTCGAATCCTACGAGGGTTATATGCGGAGCGAGGGATTTATGGAGATCAAGACACCGAAGATCCTTTCGGCCGCGACCGAAGGTGGGGCGAACTTTTTCAAGATCAAGTACTTTGATCGGGATGCGTACCTGGCCCAGAGTCCGCAGTTCTACAAACAGGCGGGGATGAGCGCATTCGAGCGTGTCTTCGAGATCGGCAGCGTGTTCCGCGCGGAGCCCAGCTATACCACCCGCCACGTGACGGAGTTTACAGGACTTGATGCCGAGATGGGGTTCATCGACAGCATGGAAGACGTGATGGCGATGCTAGAAAAGACCATACACCACATGTTCCGTCATATCGGCGCGACGTGTGCCGGTGCACTTGCCCAGTATGGAGCGACGGTCCCCGAGCCAGTGGCTATTCCGCGTATGCGTCTTGCCGAGGCGTTTGAAATTCTGAAGAAAGAATATGGCAAGGAATTGGAGGCAGAGGATATCGACAGTGAAGGGGAACGGCTGATCGGCGAATACGTCAAGCAGAAGTACAATTCTGATCTGGTATTCCTGACGCATTACCCGACGGCGGCTCGCGCTTTTTATAGCCTGCCGAGTCCTGGGGACCCGAAGCAGAGTGAAACCTTCGACCTCGTTTTCCGCGGTGTGGAGATCGCGTCAGGTGCCGAACGGATTCATGACTATGCCCAACTGAGAGAAACACTTGAACAACGAGGACTCGATCCGGAAGCCTTCAAGGATTATCTCGACATCTTCAAGTACGGGACACCCCCGCACGGTGGTTGGGGGCTCGGCAGCGAACGTATCGTCCAGAAGCTCCTCGGCCTCGGCTCTATCAAGGAAGCCATCCTCTATCCGCGCGACGTCAAGCGCCTCACACCGTAA
- a CDS encoding response regulator: MATLLFVEDDPFISEIYTKKFQSSGFEVVPALSGRDALKKVREGTFDLVLLDMVLPELSGMEVLHELRTDRDFDTGLKIVIFSNLSGPQERQEALAAGADGFISKTDFTPSEVVVEVQRYLDQFASQQRHASLLAAADSIHAEVNSSAETVLEPGMKKRILLLEDEPVFAEMFGKPLRDDGYDVVVESDGRAGLEQARTGGFDLVITDHLLPTMNGKAIIETLRADEQTKHTPIFLLTASLEEEEVKALEASGAVDRSFLKTQVTPSELTSIAKEFFSEK; the protein is encoded by the coding sequence ATGGCCACCCTCCTGTTCGTCGAAGATGACCCGTTCATATCCGAGATCTATACCAAGAAATTTCAATCGTCGGGGTTCGAGGTCGTGCCGGCGTTGTCTGGTCGCGATGCATTGAAGAAGGTTCGTGAGGGCACTTTCGACCTCGTTCTGCTCGACATGGTCCTCCCGGAGCTGTCCGGTATGGAGGTCTTGCATGAGCTCCGTACGGATAGGGACTTCGATACTGGTCTGAAGATCGTCATCTTCAGCAACCTGTCTGGTCCGCAGGAGCGGCAAGAGGCCCTCGCCGCCGGGGCGGACGGTTTCATTTCGAAAACGGATTTCACTCCTTCGGAAGTCGTTGTTGAGGTTCAGCGGTATCTCGATCAATTTGCTTCCCAACAAAGGCATGCGAGCCTCCTGGCGGCGGCTGACTCGATTCATGCCGAGGTCAATTCGTCTGCTGAGACAGTGCTGGAACCGGGGATGAAGAAGCGTATCCTGCTTCTCGAGGACGAGCCGGTGTTCGCCGAGATGTTTGGAAAGCCGCTCCGGGATGATGGCTATGATGTCGTGGTCGAGAGCGATGGCCGGGCAGGGTTGGAGCAGGCCCGGACGGGGGGATTCGATCTCGTCATTACTGACCATCTACTGCCAACGATGAACGGTAAAGCCATCATCGAGACGTTGCGGGCCGATGAGCAGACGAAACATACACCGATATTCCTCCTTACCGCTTCACTCGAGGAAGAAGAAGTGAAAGCGCTTGAAGCATCGGGAGCGGTGGATCGTTCGTTTCTGAAGACTCAGGTGACGCCGAGTGAACTCACCTCAATCGCGAAGGAATTTTTTTCTGAGAAATAA
- a CDS encoding HAMP domain-containing histidine kinase: MSFYTGNLVADVLGTWEYEQYGLFGMFVFMAFLVVMIVKYEAFNIKILAAQALMGAFIILIGTEYFFIVSTSGLILTTITLFIAIIFAYFLIRSVKEEIKRKEELQKISDSLAIANAELRRLDNAKSEFISIASHQLRTPLTAIKGFVSLLLEGAYGRLEPSVSDTLNKVYLANNRLMNLVENLLNISRIEAGRIQYQFASAHIEDILTELRDVFVLAAHAKGLKLGITLPKDPLPMLQIDSAKIREAISNIIDNSIKYTEKGEVAVKAGKAGDRVVVTVSDTGVGVDADDLPHLFKKFERGKDAAKVNVSSTGLGLYVGKSFIEAHGGTISVESAGRGKGTCFTISLPIGHPPLEKESEH; this comes from the coding sequence ATGAGTTTCTACACAGGGAATTTAGTCGCGGATGTCCTTGGGACATGGGAGTATGAACAATATGGCCTTTTCGGTATGTTTGTGTTCATGGCTTTCCTCGTTGTAATGATCGTTAAGTATGAAGCGTTCAACATAAAGATACTGGCTGCTCAAGCACTCATGGGGGCTTTCATCATACTCATCGGGACAGAATATTTCTTTATCGTTTCGACTTCAGGACTTATTCTCACAACAATCACACTTTTCATAGCAATTATATTTGCCTATTTCCTCATCCGTTCAGTGAAGGAGGAGATTAAACGCAAGGAAGAATTACAGAAAATCAGCGATAGTCTCGCGATCGCCAATGCTGAGCTGCGGCGGCTGGACAATGCCAAGAGCGAGTTCATCTCGATTGCTTCGCATCAGCTCCGGACGCCACTGACGGCGATCAAGGGTTTCGTTTCACTCCTCCTCGAAGGCGCGTATGGTCGGCTCGAACCAAGCGTCTCGGATACTTTGAACAAAGTGTATCTCGCCAACAATCGACTCATGAACCTGGTGGAAAACCTGCTCAATATCTCGCGCATCGAGGCGGGACGGATCCAATATCAGTTCGCCTCTGCACACATCGAGGATATTCTCACCGAGCTGCGAGATGTCTTTGTTCTTGCGGCCCATGCGAAGGGCTTGAAGCTAGGGATTACGCTCCCCAAGGACCCGCTGCCGATGCTCCAGATTGACAGTGCAAAGATCCGGGAGGCGATCTCCAACATCATTGATAATTCCATCAAATATACTGAAAAGGGCGAGGTCGCTGTAAAGGCGGGGAAAGCGGGGGATCGGGTCGTGGTGACAGTGTCGGACACAGGTGTCGGAGTTGATGCTGATGATCTGCCGCACCTCTTCAAAAAATTCGAACGGGGTAAGGATGCCGCCAAGGTAAACGTCTCAAGTACGGGACTCGGTCTTTATGTAGGTAAGAGCTTCATCGAGGCACACGGCGGCACGATCAGCGTGGAGTCAGCGGGACGTGGGAAGGGGACGTGCTTCACGATTAGTCTGCCAATTGGTCATCCGCCGCTTGAAAAGGAATCCGAACACTGA
- a CDS encoding EamA family transporter, producing the protein MESWLFIALVAPLLWAIVNLIDVYFVDSIYSDEYDGAIVSGAFQLLPWLTVLVGAWRFSLPNAGVLSLALSGALFVWANFFYFKALFAKNDASLVQLLWNFTVPMTMLLSWVMYRDVLHANQYIGCLLVFLGVSALHLSKSFSLNQLTPLLAPMGSAVVFLSVSMLLASHGYSLSDGIFFDGYLLFSSGAIAGTLFLVAFRRLRHGSGNLARIFTLSRSYFLVFFSAEALALVGTMFSQRALDLSPSSALVATIESLSPIIVMLFSVFIVLSSEFSSSLKARVAMYGQQLVGYKIKIFCSIIISTGVFFLST; encoded by the coding sequence ATGGAATCCTGGCTGTTTATCGCCCTAGTCGCTCCGTTGCTGTGGGCAATCGTGAATTTGATAGATGTTTACTTTGTTGATTCTATCTATTCAGACGAGTACGATGGCGCCATTGTCTCTGGAGCTTTTCAACTATTGCCCTGGCTCACTGTTCTTGTTGGTGCCTGGAGATTTTCGCTACCAAATGCGGGGGTTTTAAGTCTGGCTCTGTCTGGTGCACTGTTCGTCTGGGCAAATTTTTTCTACTTCAAGGCTCTATTCGCAAAAAACGATGCCTCATTGGTTCAGCTCCTTTGGAATTTTACAGTCCCTATGACGATGCTACTCTCATGGGTAATGTATCGAGATGTATTACATGCAAATCAATATATCGGTTGTCTCCTTGTGTTCTTAGGTGTATCAGCACTCCATTTAAGTAAATCTTTTAGCTTGAACCAACTCACTCCGCTCCTTGCACCTATGGGGTCAGCGGTTGTTTTTCTCTCAGTCAGTATGTTATTGGCTAGCCATGGCTATAGTCTCTCCGATGGAATTTTTTTCGACGGTTATCTATTGTTCTCATCTGGAGCCATAGCTGGGACGTTATTTCTTGTGGCATTCCGACGCCTGCGTCATGGTAGTGGAAATCTCGCGAGAATTTTCACTCTTTCAAGAAGTTACTTTCTTGTATTCTTCTCAGCTGAGGCCCTAGCGTTGGTGGGGACCATGTTTTCTCAGCGAGCGCTAGACTTAAGCCCCTCATCTGCGCTGGTGGCAACAATAGAAAGTCTGAGTCCGATAATTGTCATGCTGTTTAGCGTTTTTATTGTCTTATCCTCTGAGTTTTCTTCATCCCTTAAGGCTAGGGTGGCGATGTATGGTCAGCAGCTTGTCGGGTATAAAATTAAGATTTTTTGCTCCATTATAATTAGCACCGGTGTATTCTTCCTCTCCACGTAA